One genomic region from Anopheles bellator chromosome 2, idAnoBellAS_SP24_06.2, whole genome shotgun sequence encodes:
- the LOC131208390 gene encoding protein croquemort-like, which yields MGCCSNLSPTAKRLWAIGGATGVCVFALALGFLWPALVWEIAKKEFVMEPGTQVYDNWIDPPIDMYLELYLWNWTNAEDYRQVGDYKPHLEQLGPYTFVERHERVNLQWNDNDTLTFQQKRIWHHVPEKSVGNYETDRVITINPVLLTVGYALRDDPILLGLLDGMIMLNHFATSPFYDVLVREVIFDGYDDPLLNNLLYLLDLLPEDQLPPITLPPYDMFGWFFGRNDSETYDGTFTIGTGADHVQNTGVMRLWNGANRTEHYRGTCGMIRGTTGEVWPPFGRQRGTPPNVTVFAPDVCSSVTLQYLDEIERHGIDGFRWIGNDRVFDNGVHYEETACQCTAVEENCPVLDNGAMDVSECKFGAPATVSFPHFYLANDSYLAGITGMQPDPNEHRFEMELEPYTGVPLSVRAQLQVNLDLRNYGLTLLNDIPPVMLPVLWFRQTAGLTEDLADDIKLLLLLPDIGLYVACAIGALGIIGLVLAIYFSATRWKPSVFSQPTLPDDKSE from the exons ATGGGTTGCTGCTCCAACCTATCGCCGACTGCGAAGCGACTCTGGGCAATCGGCGGAGCCACcggggtttgtgttttcgctCTCGCCCTCGGTTTCCTGTGGCCCGCTCTGGTATGGGAGATTGCCAAGAAAGAGTTTGTGATGGAACCGGGAACCCAAGTGTACGACAACTGGATTGATCCTCCTATCGATATGTACCTCGAGTTATACCTTTGGAACTGGACCAACGCCGAAGACTATCGGCAGGTGGGAGACTATAAGCCACATCTGGAGCAGCTGGGTCCGTACACGTTCGTCGAGCGCCACGAACGGGTCAACCTGCAGTGGAACGATAATGACACGTTAACGTTCCAGCAGAAGCGCATCTGGCACCATGTGCCCGAAAAATCGGTCGGAAACTACGAAACGGACCGTGTAATCACAATCAATCCAGTATTGTTG ACTGTAGGGTACGCGCTACGAGATGATCCTATTTTGCTGGGTTTGCTGGATGGAATGATCatgcttaatcatttcgcaACCTCCCCCTTCTACGACGTGTTGGTGAGGGAAGTGATCTTCGATGGATACGATGATCCCCTGCTCAACAACCTGTTGTATTTGCTCGATCTCCTGCCAGAGGACCAACTGCCGCCGATCACGCTGCCACCATACGATATGTTTGGCTGGTTCTTTGGACGTAATGATAGCGAAACGTACGATGGCACGTTCACGATCGGCACCGGGGCTGATCACGTCCAGAATACAGGCGTTATGCGTCTCTGGAATGGGGCGAATCGCACCGAACACTATCGAGGTACGTGCGGTATGATCCGAGGGACGACGGGAGaggtgtggccaccgtttggacGACAGCGGGGTACTCCGCCAAACGTGACGGTGTTTGCGCCGGATGTGTGTAGCTCTGTGACGTTGCAGTACCTAGACGAGATCGAAAGGCATGGTATCGACGGTTTCCGATGGATCGGCAACGACCGAGTGTTTGATAACGGCGTACACTACGAGGAGACGGCCTGCCAATGCACAGCGGTGGAGGAAAACTGTCCAGTGCTCGATAATGGTGCGATGGACGTGTCGGAGTGCAAGTTCGGAGCGCCGGCCACAGTGTCATTCCCGCATTTTTACCTCGCAAACGACAGCTACCTGGCCGGGATCACGGGCATGCAGCCTGATCCGAACGAGCACCGATTCGAAATGGAGCTGGAACCGTACACCGGCGTACCGCTAAGTGTTAGGGCGCAGCTTCAGGTCAATCTCGATTTGCGCAACTATGGACTTAC ACTGTTGAACGATATTCCGCCAGTAATGCTGCCCGTTCTCTGGTTCCGACAGACTGCAGGCCTCACAGAGGATTTAGCGGACGACATAAAG CTGTTACTATTGCTGCCCGATATCGGATTGTATGTTGCGTGCGCAATCGGTGCCCTTGGAATCATCGGCTTGGTGCTTGCGATCTACTTCTCTGCGACACGATGGAAACCTTCCGTGTTTTCTCAACCCACACTGCCAGACGATAAGAGCGAATGA
- the LOC131209623 gene encoding venom dipeptidyl peptidase 4, with protein sequence MVEAEFGSGIRLKRSYFPSHMMHVLLLLCCLAGASVAAPLDARQAELKDFAFDEIIPNRFGLRGFNGTWLSGEELLYREGTTGNYVKLNVNTGTTAVLLSTDDLSQWSGPSVQMIKPDFTKVLIRYDVRTVFRHSSLSKYAVYDTTTGDVFNVANQEEVSICILSPTGQSLAYVKDNNVYYRASLLDNTEIPLTTDGVPGIIYNGVPDWVYEEEVFGTDATLWFSPDGQRLAMASFDDQQVKEFSYHIYGSPDDPDNQYPEELRIRYPKVNTTNPTVYLRVKDLATSGSAWIDLPAPVDLVTEDHVLGTVNWASNDVLGVIWTNRRQNVASFQKCTAADGQCMEVVHFDRPNGWYDLYTPVCYANGERCFLMGENNGWRSVVEVIGQGPPTPRTRERYTVSSINGYDEATQAIFYTAVPAEAPHHRHVFRNDECLTCDLKDGDTLCNFASIAFSTDRSYMAVTCSGPTPSYTQIYRTSDRTLVLDWEWNLERREQLKEYKQVGVRYLRVPVGDAGFEAAVRLYLPPEIDFDAPSTNTKYPMVVNVYAGPNSVRVTDSFGIGFSHYMATTKKTIYAQIDGRGTGNQGYDFLFSINNQLGTYEMDDQIAVAHYLQQTYGFIDSAKIGIWGSSYGGYATAMTLEKDHQRVFRCGISVAPVTSWMFYDSIYTERYMGLPEANRGGYVRSDISGFTDELKNHLFLLIHGTADDNVHYQQSMVFMRALLDHDVDFEQMSYPDEAHSLSGVQQHLYHTMDHFWDECFA encoded by the exons ATGGTCGAGGCGGAATTCGGGTCCGGAATACGTTTGAAGCGCTCTTACTTCCCTAGTCACATGATGCACGTGCTATTACTTTTGTGTTGCCTCGCCGGTGCTTCCGTTGCAGCGCCGCTCGACGCCAGACAAGCAGAGCTGAAGGACTTCGCGTTCGATGAAATCATCCCCAACCGATTCGGTCTACGAGGATTCAACGGGACCTGGCTGTCCGGTGAAGAATTGCTGTACCGAGAGGGCACGACGGGGAACTATGTAAAACTGAACGTAAACACCGGAACCACTGCGGTTCTGCTGTCCACCGACGATTTG AGCCAATGGTCTGGGCCATCGGTGCAAATGATCAAACCCGATTTCACGAAAGTGTTGATCCGTTACGACGTACGCACG GTGTTCCGGCACTCGTCACTTTCTAAATATGCTGTGTACGACACAACGACCGG CGACGTGTTCAACGTAGCCAATCAGGAAGAAGTGTCCATTTGCATACTTTCGCCAACCGGGCAGAGTCTGGCGTATGTGAAAGACAACAACGTGTACTACCGTGCGTCGCTCTTGGACAACACGGAGATCCCGCTGACCACCGATGGGGTCCCGGGTATCATATACAACGGGGTGCCCGATTGGGTGTACGAGGAGGAAGTCTTTGGTACGGATGCCACGCTCTGGTTTTCTCCCGACGGTCAACGTTTGGCGATGGCAAGCTTTGACGATCAGCAGGTGAAGGAGTTTTCCTATCACATCTACGGCAGCCCCGACGATCCGGACAATCAGTATCCGGAGGAGCTGCGCATACGCTATCCGAAGGTGAACACTACCAATCCCACAGTGTACCTGCGTGTGAAGGACTTAGCAACGAGTGGTTCGGCGTGGATTGATTTGCCGGCACCGGTCGACCTGGTAACGGAGGACCACGTGCTGGGCACGGTAAACTGGGCCTCCAACGACGTGCTGGGTGTTATCTGGACTAACCGCAGGCAGAACGTTGCCTCGTTCCAAAAATGTACCGCGGCCGACGGCCAATGTATGGAAGTGGTGCACTTCGATAGGCCGAACGGTTGGTATGACCTGTACACGCCCGTGTGCTACGCCAACGGAGAGCGGTGCTTTTTGATGGGCGAAAATAATGGCTGGCGGTCCGTGGTTGAAGTGATAGGACAGGGCCCACCGACCCCGCGTACCAGGGAGCGCTACACGGTCTCCTCCATCAACGGATACGATGAGGCGACGCAGGCCATTTTCTACACCGCAGTTCCTGCCGAAGCCCCCCATCACAGACACGTGTTCCGAAATGACGAGTGTCTAACGTGCGACTTGAAAGACGGCGACACTTTGTGTAACTTTGCCAGCATCGCTTTCAGTACCGATCGATCGTACATGGCGGTCACTTGCTCTGGACCGACACCATCGTACACGCAAATCTACCGTACCAGCGATCGGACACTGGTGCTTGACTGGGAGTGGAACCTGGAACGCCGGGAACAGCTGAAAGAGTACAAGCAAGTTGGCGTTCGCTAtctccgggtgccggtgggaGATGCAGGCTTTGAGGCGGCGGTCCGACTGTACCTGCCGCCGGAAATCGATTTCGACGCTCCCAGCACGAACACCAAGTATCCCATGGTGGTGAACGTTTACGCCGGTCCGAATTCGGTACGCGTGACGGACAGTTTCGGCATCGGATTCTCCCACTATATGGCAACCACGAAGAAAACGATCTACGCCCAGATCGACGGACGCGGCACGGGCAATCAGGGGTACGATTTTCTCTTCTCCATCAACAATCAACTCGGCACCTACGAGATGGACGATCAGATCGCCGTGGCGCACTATCTCCAGCAGACGTATGGGTTCATCGATTCGGCGAAGATTGGGATCTGGGGATCGAGCTACGGAGGGTACGCCACTGCCATGACGCTGGAAAAAGACCATCAGCGGGTGTTCCGATGTGGGATATCGGTAGCACCGGTAACTTCGTGGATGTTCTACG ACTCCATTTACACCGAGCGCTACATGGGACTTCCGGAGGCGAACCGTGGAGGGTACGTGCGAAGCGATATCAGCGGGTTTACGGACGAGCTGAAAAACCATCTCTTCTTGCTGATTCACGGTACCGCCGACGATAATGTTCACTATCAGCAGTCAATGGTTTTTATGCGGGCCCTCCTGGATCACGACGTCGACTTCGAACAGATG AGTTATCCTGATGAGGCCCATTCATTGTCCGGCGTCCAGCAACACCTGTACCACACCATGGATCACTTCTGGGACGAATGTTTTGCgtag
- the LOC131207813 gene encoding uncharacterized protein LOC131207813 — MKGYQVWIVVLALLAANLQYATAQIDNTVISQRSSITSTITSFTNNVKNKVSDYTNKLTSLNNDVTSQLSSASQTLTTFLSDSVIGASALAVSDVVSSFSATLSASVSATVSTLTAGFTSVGSCVANKTQLSVNVVFSELVTASANVTAAVTSSSSTFANNCRGKYSGNANDFVGQSASKFQDCLNGENTEQSRVSTILNDYTSIIRQNYQGFNNQVRYCSGLGSVNSRAEVKSQIKGCFLAVTNVAAPIFKATMAQQFNYATTMLQLEVVASNNRVRSCISQVSATYKVMADAILPVVNSCLVTGQ; from the exons ATGAAGGGATACCAGGTGTGGATCGTCGTGTTGGCCCTGCTTGCGGCAAAT CTGCAGTATGCGACGGCGCAAATCGACAACACGGTCATTAGTCAGCGCAGCAGTATCACCTCGACCATTACCTCGTTCACCAACAATGTGAAGAACAAGGTCTCCGACTATACGAACAAGTTGACCAGCTTGAACAACGACGTTACCTCGCAGCTATCGTCCGCTTCCCAAACGCTAACCACGTTCCTGTCGGACTCAGTGATTGGCGCTAGTGCTTTAGCGGTGTCCGATGTCGTATCGTCCTTTTCAGCAACTCTGTCCGCAAGCGTATCGGCAACGGTGTCCACTTTGACCGCGGGCTTTACGTCCGTTGGCTCCTGCGTCGCCAACAAGACCCAGCTCTCTGTGAATGTCGTTTTCAGTGAACTAGTGACTGCTAGCGCGAACGTCACCGCTGCGGTCACTTCGTCGAGCTCCACGTTTGCCAATAATTGTCGTGGCAAGTACTCGGGCAACGCGAACGATTTTGTTGGTCAGTCCGCCAGTAAGTTTCAAGATTGTCTGAATGGCGAAAACACCGAACAGAGCCGAGTTTCGACCATTCTGAACGACTACACCAGCATCATACGTCAGAATTATCAGGGCTTCAACAACCAGGTGCGCTACTGTTCCGGTCTCGGATCGGTTAACTCGCGCGCGGAGGTCAAGAGCCAAATTAAAGGCTGTTTCTTAGCG GTGACCAACGTTGCGGCTCCCATCTTCAAGGCAACCATGGCACAGCAATTTAACTATGCTACGACAATGCTGCAACTCGAGGTGGTGGCCTCCAACAACCGCGTTAGGTCGTGCATCTCCCAAGTTTCGGCAACCTACAAAGTAATGGCCGATGCTATCCTTCCTGTTGTTAACAGCTGTCTTGTTACAGGACAATAG
- the LOC131207814 gene encoding uncharacterized protein LOC131207814 — protein sequence MGTKTGTLIAALLVPLLVGLGDASPDLGLDISIQFVTSDNPNIQQAANVVNSVTSDLNGAIGGFQIPQNAGSTNLTTSATALVTLVSSITGTVNNVLRNISTIAGQKQTAPSCMFASLNATIDKAFAFIDGASALITQINASTSASTGVTLAAIVSLIQQGLQQITAQLDPLYTGVATIVQSGTVSASSVAANISPAVTIQLSGAISVMTTAEGALNTVVRSIRTSFERASSVLNSYSNDLQNAVTSVNNTESDYYNQVVSRINSFKGKVTSDSSSGVSDISGTTSQLSQFIQNTVTRTNAQALLTSINSLTTSVQSVYSAYSTAVQNQLTLAYTAVVVFVQKSVNDLVTVFNANANALASTMSSGGGNASNCNNIYGGTILNLDNNMKDQLNRCINDYANTGYTDSFVSDYNQVIREQTRTLASRINFCLGLGSSSSNNIINAGISACFGETVNMINVILVDMTNQIALVKAFISLEGLAMVQRVEVCSATLKAGLTAEASKLNDLLTTCQTTNQ from the exons ATGGGCACTAAAACGGGAACACTGATTGCAGCTCTGCTGGTACCGCTGCTGGTTGGCTTAGGA GATGCTTCACCCGACCTGGGGCTGGACATAAGCATCCAGTTCGTCACCAGTGACAATCCCAACATTCAGCAAGCCGCCAATGTAGTCAACTCGGTTACATCCGATTTGAATGGCGCGATTGGAGGCTTTCAAATCCCACAGAACGCGGGTAGTACAAACTTGACCACATCCGCCACAGCCCTGGTAACGCTAGTGAGCAGCATCACTGGCACGGTCAACAATGTCCTGCGCAACATTTCCACCATCGCAGGCCAGAAACAGACAGCCCCATCGTGCATGTTCGCCAGTCTGAACGCTACCATCGATAAGGCATTTGCGTTCATCGACGGAGCCTCTGCGCTGATTACGCAAATCAATGCGTCGACTTCCGCTAGCACTGGGGTAACGCTGGCCGCCATCGTTAGCTTAATTCAGCAGGGTCTGCAACAGATTACCGCCCAGCTGGATCCACTGTACACCGGAGTGGCGACGATTGTACAGAGCGGCACAGTTTCCGCCAGCTCCGTGGCGGCCAACATATCACCAGCTGTAACAATCCAATTGTCTGGTGCGATCTCGGTAATGACGACGGCCGAGGGTGCCCTGAACACGGTGGTTCGCTCTATTCGGACGAGTTTCGAGCGGGCTAGCAGCGTCTTGAACAGCTACAGTAACGACCTGCAAAATGCCGTCACGTCGGTCAACAACACCGAGAGCGACTACTACAACCAGGTCGTCAGTCGCATCAACTCGTTCAAGGGCAAAGTGACTTCCGACTCCAGCTCGGGCGTGTCGGACATTAGCGGAACCACATCGCAGCTGTCCCAATTCATCCAGAACACGGTCACGCGCACCAACGCTCAGGCGCTGCTAACCAGCATCAATTCGCTTACCACCTCGGTACAGAGCGTGTACAGTGCGTACTCTACAGCCGTCCAAAATCAGCTTACCTTGGCTTACACCGCCGTCGTGGTGTTCGTGCAAAAGAGCGTAAATGACCTGGTGACGGTGTtcaacgccaacgccaacgcgcTCGCGTCCACTATGTCGTCGGGTGGTGGCAATGCGAGTAACTGCAACAACATCTATGGAGGGACGATCCTTAACCTGGATAACAATATGAAGGACCAGCTGAACCGTTGCATCAACGATTACGCCAACACGGGCTACACGGACTCGTTCGTCAGCGACTACAACCAAGTGATTCGTGAGCAGACCCGTACCCTTGCCTCACGGATCAATTTCTGCCTCGGTCTTGGCTCCAGCAGTTCCAACAACATTATCAACGCCGGCATTTCCGCATGTTTTGGCGAG ACCGTCAACATGATCAATGTCATCTTGGTTGATATGACGAATCAGATCGCGCTCGTTAAAGCGTTCATCAGTCTGGAGGGTCTGGCGATGGTGCAGCGCGTGGAAGTCTGCTCCGCCACCCTGAAAGCTGGTTTGACCGCCGAGGCCAGCAAACTGAACGATCTGTTGACAACATGCCAAACGACGAACCAGTAA
- the LOC131207815 gene encoding S-layer protein, whose translation MVSAIGQEFCLETFLGGGCYKIGTVSGIRYGTVSKQAIVNPPHYTMQWKKTILLCTLLVAVQAEPDPSILSAAGNLLQTVANSAGSLVQSVVNGLSAGTSGSLSASGSISAGASLGSAGAGAVLAFNSSLPILNLLNNVATSVGSALQKSVANLASAAGNLVSQTVSTLSNVVSALLGGVNSNLSNIGSGLSGAPTTANGNAVINSLNNVSAAVNASLAAASSVVGSNVVAAALGTLPAKLQSDLATAIQAINNATANPGTATTLLGALGPNGVTAIGNYLADAANVLYTTANIPLQLSTNAAVNATLNANAGVPYNSSAIAAVNSTVNSALTTASNVLNSAANALNNVIANVAQATNGALSTATSTLNSALNALNNVFTLNSAAKLSVTAATSQALNNITSLVTTTQAILQSLNSSTLNAVASANASISGNASAVIQPLLANLASTNATVVNCTKLYLPIATSTSVYYTTALGSCAVQATTVADILLANTLAVVNSAVTRLSGSTVSVSACLQALFPSTVCTSATVPNAPAYIANVALDVATIKAGEVVEVSNTAAQVAACTTGTANAAANDFLTIATAYNQCIGA comes from the exons ATGGTGAGTGCTATTGGCCAAGAGTTCTGCCTCGAAACGTTTCTTGGCGGTGGCTGCTATAAAATAGGTACGGTCTCCGGTATCCGGTATGGTACAGTTTCGAAGCAAGCAATCGTCAATCCACCTCACTACACGATGCAGTGGAAGAAAACTATTCTGCTCTGTACGTTGCTCGTCGCTGTCCAG GCCGAGCCCGATCCGAGCATCCTTAGTGCTGCGGGCAACCTACTGCAAACGGTTGCCAACTCCGCCGGATCCTTGGTGCAATCGGTGGTCAATGGTTTGTCGGCCGGTACATCCGGCAGTCTGTCGGCGAGCGGTAGTATCAGCGCTGGAGCTTCGCTCGGATCCGCTGGCGCAGGGGCAGTGCTGGCGTTTAACTCGAGCCTGCCCATACTGAATCTGCTGAACAATGTGGCCACCTCGGTCGGGTCTGCTCTTCAGAAGTCGGTCGCAAATCTCGCCTCTGCGGCCGGTAACCTGGTCTCGCAAACAGTGTCGACACTCTCGAACGTGGTCAGCGCCTTGCTCGGTGGTGTCAACTCGAACCTCAGCAACATTGGCTCGGGTCTGTCCGGTgcaccgaccaccgccaaCGGCAACGCCGTTATTAACTCACTGAACAACGTGAGCGCAGCAGTGAACGCCTCGCTCGCGGCAGCTTCCTCAGTGGTGGGCTCCAACGTTGTGGCGGCCGCCTTAGGGACCCTTCCGGCCAAACTGCAATCCGATCTTGCTACCGCCATCCAGGCGATCAACAACGCGACCGCTAATCCGGGAACGGCCACAACGCTGCTCGGTGCTCTGGGGCCGAACGGTGTCACTGCCATCGGCAACTATCTGGCCGATGCGGCCAACGTCCTCTACACAACGGCCAATATCCCGCTTCAGCTTTCCACGAACGCCGCCGTCAATGCAACGCTTAACGCCAACGCCGGTGTCCCGTACAACTCCTCCGCCATCGCCGCTGTAAATTCGACCGTCAACTCTGCGCtgaccaccgccagcaacgTGCTGAATTCGGCCGCCAATGCCCTCAACAATGTGATCGCCAACGTGGCCCAGGCCACGAATGGGGCTCTGTCGACTGCCACCAGCACGCTCAACAGCGCACTTAACGCGCTCAACAACGTATTTACGCTGAACAGTGCCGCCAAACTGAGCGTGACCGCGGCCACCTCGCAGGCTCTCAACAACATCACCAGCCTGGTGACAACCACGCAGGCCATCCTGCAGTCTCTGAACAGCTCCACCTTGAACGCCGTGGCCTCCGCTAACGCTTCCATCTCCGGTAACGCCTCGGCCGTGATCCAACCGCTACTAGCCAATCTGGCCAGCACCAACGCGACGGTTGTCAATTGCACCAAGCTCTACCTGCCGATCGCTACCAGCACCAGCGTCTACTATACCACCGCCCTCGGATCGTGTGCCGTGCAGGCTACGACTGTGGCGGACATCCTGCTGGCCAACACGCTCGCCGTCGTCAACTCAGCCGTTACGCGCCTTTCCGGTTCCACCGTCTCCGTTTCGGCCTGTCTTCAGGCGCTGTTCCCCAGCACCGTCTGCACCAGCGCAACCGTTCCGAACGCCCCGGCTTACATTGCCAACGTAGCTCTCGATGTGGCGACCATAAAGGCGGGCGAAGTGGTCGAAGTCAGCAATACCGCCGCCCAGGTGGCCGCCTGTACCACCGGAACGGCCAACGCTGCGGCGAACGACTTCCtgaccatcgccaccgcctACAACCAGTGCATCGGAGCTTAA